A single window of Penaeus vannamei isolate JL-2024 chromosome 24, ASM4276789v1, whole genome shotgun sequence DNA harbors:
- the Echs1 gene encoding enoyl-CoA hydratase, mitochondrial, whose product MAGVARARLIQLQSVLRPVILGRVNTPSYTSCVSLAARQMSSAPAFEHLLVEKRGEANNVGLITLNRPKALNALFDPLMVEVNQAMKQLEEDPTIAAIVLTGSEKAFAAGADIKQMQNKEYVECFGSNFLEHWNGVTKIKKPVIAAVNGYALGGGCELAMMCDIILAGEKAKFGQPEIIIGTIPGAGGTQRLTRAIGKSRAMQMCLTGEMITAQQADAWGLVSSVHPPDQLVNEAIKLGEKIGKHSKLVVSMCKEAVNKSQELSLNEGLHFEKRMFHGTFATNDRKEGMTAFVEKRSPNFTDS is encoded by the exons ATGGCTGGTGTGGCAAGAGCAAGACTTATCCAACTTCAGTCCGTTCTGCGGCCTGTCATCCTCGGGCGAGTCAATACCCCATCTTACACATCATGTGTATCACTGGCGGCAAGGCAGATGTCCTCAG CTCCAGCATTCGAGCATCTCCTGGTCGAAAAGCGAGGAGAAGCTAACAATGTGGGTTTGATCACTCTGAACCGTCCCAAGGCTCTGAATGCCCTGTTCGATCCACTCATGGTGGAAGTTAATCAAGCTATGAAGCAGTTAGAGGAGGACCCAACAATTGCAGCTATTGTGCTGACGGGTAGTGAAAAGGCTTTTGCAGCag GTGCTGATATCAAGCAGATGCAGAATAAGGAGTATGTTGAATGCTTTGGGTCTAATTTCCTGGAGCATTGGAACGGAGTCACAAAGATCAAGAAGCCAGTCATTGCCGCAGTGAATGGATATGCTCTGGGTGGTGGTTGTGAGCTGGCAATGATGTGCGACATCATCCTTGCCGGAGAGAAGGCAAA GTTTGGCCAACCTGAAATCATAATTGGCACCATCCCAGGAGCAGGTGGCACCCAGCGCCTGACAAGGGCCATTGGCAAATCACGTGCCATGCAGATGTGTCTTACAGGAGAAATGATCACAGCACAGCAAGCAGATGCCTGGG GGCTTGTCAGTTCTGTTCACCCCCCTGACCAACTAGTTAATGAGGCAATCAAACTTGGAGAAAAAATTGGAAAGCACTCAAAACTTGTGGTTTCCATGTGCAAAGAGGCCGTCAACAAAT CTCAAGAATTATCCTTGAATGAGGGACTCCACTTTGAAAAGCGCATGTTCCATGGGACATTTGCCACG AATGACCGCAAAGAAGGCATGACAGCCTTTGTTGAGAAGAGATCACCAAACTTCACAGATAGCTAA
- the LOC113811224 gene encoding uncharacterized protein yields MMMYADRIKPPIKQNTINLRYSYAILPPVPPTPAPAHAPAHAHAPAHAHAPAAKAKAKATATDPPSTPHKLHPPERFLHPRQLKGAKGAKGAKKGVGSGSGKKKKKKKVKATGAKTVGKAASASTVPKALAFEGKYSSYERDHVTRVLISDSRLADSNKTWQECWRKCSLIHITGGEVPIQAMRDTVLASLRTILQQEKRSSEKKWIVMVMAGFYNIMLGNCSAESVLKDLLALRGDVLKILPPGTVVVLGTVPGVYRKQLGGQKRAKMFNHVNDMITKKNQRFNRDVAVILSNHGKKRFSEVVESASEITKMVEDIHKCFLLCTQLVTHPATSASTKDSPAGAAPSGKGSSRASASVSEKTVPLPGSHAQPKETEETDKNNLSNASVLYEDSNVEVVYVPSQGGASTEKASFVLASDNRLRNVRLAWTSEFPLVHVLGKERPARDLQEGFATALTRLLVEENLSSDRRLVVLVSAGSYSIIKGCHDPDSILGELWDLRVAIERVLPPGAITVVSTLPCTSGKGLTKRAQARASEMFTQVNQLMTDYYRQQIPAQAVKVVSAFGTKRVSIVLTKAEVSKLTLPLETCFKYFSEPALCCFCLVKSSKLSTSYTKGSFCMACDRCLFALSAPELAVAKDGEQLQVPSQPEHEEHEGHEEEDLGWQKIFQMKACLKKKEPFTMVSLADALAGLLAVAYDKDLFALLKKVLKEEATGVGVLSSCTYNDIAFLGITGERAVNLNLNRHVPEDQGEVLVSAAVVIRDCLRALVSQG; encoded by the exons ATGATGATGTATGCTGACAGGATTAAACCGCCGATAAAACAG aacACGATTAACCTACGGTACAGCTACGCcatcctcccccccgtcccccccacccccgcccccgcccacgcccccgcccacgcccacgcccccgcccacgcccacgcccccgccgccaaagccaaagccaaagccacaGCCACGGACCCGCCTTCCACGCCGCATAAACTCCATCCTCCTGAGAGATTCCTGCACCCACGTCAGctgaagggggcgaagggggcgaagggggcgaagaagggggtcggaagtgggagtgggaagaagaagaagaagaagaaagtgaaagcgaCGGGAGCGAAGACCGTCGGAAAAGCGGCTTCGGCTTCGACTGTTCCGAAAGCTTTGGCGTTCGAGGGGAAATATAGCAGCTACGAGAGGG ACCACGTCACACGAGTGCTGATATCGGACAGCCGTCTCGCGGATTCGAACAAGACGTGGCAGGAATGCTGGCGGAAATGCTCCCTGATCCACATCACAGGGGGGGAGGTCCCGATACAAGCCATGAGGGACACCGTCTTGGCATCCCTGAGGACAATCTTGCAGCAGGAAAAGAGGTCCAGCGAGAAGAAGTGgatcgtgatggtgatggcggGCTTTTACAACATCATGCTCGGGAATTGCTCCGCGGAAAGTGTTTTGAAAGACCTTTTGGCTCTGAGGGGGGACGTGTTGAAGATCCTGCCTCCCGGAACGGTCGTGGTGTTGGGTACGGTCCCGGGGGTGTACAGGAAGCAGCTCGGCGGCCAGAAGAGAGCGAAAATGTTCAATCACGTGAACGACATGATCACGAAGAAGAACCAGCGCTTCAACAGGGACGTGGCGGTCATTCTGTCCAACCACGGCAAGAAGAGATTTTCCGAAGTCGTCGAAAGTGCCAGTGAGATCACGAAAATGGTCGAGGACATCCACAAGTGCTTCCTTCTGTGCACTCAGTTGGTCACTCATCCCGCGACTTCCGCCTCGACCAAAGATTCCCCCGCTGGCGCCGCTCCGTCGGGAAAAGGATCTTCAAGAGCATCCGCGTCGGTTTCTGAAAAGACGGTCCCTCTGCCTGGGAG TCATGCACAACCAAAAGAGACGGaggaaacagataaaaacaatTTATCAAATGCATCCGTGCTCTACGAGGACAGCAATGTTGAAGTGGTATATGTGCCAAGTCAAGGAGGCGCCAGCACAG AAAAGGCGTCCTTCGTATTGGCGTCGGATAATCGCCTGAGAAACGTCAGGCTCGCTTGGACTTCGGAGTTCCCTCTGGTCCACGTCCTCGGGAAGGAAAGACCCGCGAGAGACCTGCAGGAGGGCTTCGCAACGGCGCTGACGAGGCTGCTAGTCGAAGAGAATTTATCGAGCGACAGGAGACTGGTGGTCCTGGTGTCAGCCGGTTCCTACAGCATCATCAAAGGGTGTCATGACCCCGACAGCATCTTGGGAGAACTCTGGGATCTGAGGGTGGCCATAGAGCGGGTTCTGCCGCCTGGTGCCATCACAGTCGTCAGCACTCTCCCTTGCACGTCAGGAAAGGGCCTGACGAAAAGGGCGCAGGCCAGAGCGAGCGAAATGTTTACACAAGTGAACCAGCTGATGACGGACTATTATCGCCAGCAAATTCCCGCTCAAGCCGTCAAGGTTGTTTCAGCATTCGGCACCAAAAGAGTCTCCATTGTTTTGACGAAAGCGGAGGTTTCGAAGCTCACCCTCCCGCTCGAGACTTGCTTCAAGTACTTCTCCGAACCGGCACTGTGCTGTTTCTGCCTTGTCAAGTCGAGCAAGCTGTCGACGTCGTACACGAAGGGGAGTTTTTGTATGGCGTGTGACAGGTGCCTCTTTGCACTCTCTGCACCCGAGTTGGCAGTTG CGAAGGACGGCGAGCAGCTGCAAGTCCCCAGCCAGCCGGAGCACGAGGAGCACGAAGGGCATGAGGAGGAGGACCTGGGCTGGCAGAAGATCTTCCAGATGAAAGCCTGCCTGAAGAAGAAGGAACCCTTCACCATGGTCTCCCTGGCCGACGCCCTAGCTGGCCTCCTCGCCGTCGCCTACGACAAGGACCTGTTCGCTTTGCTGAAGAAGGTCctgaaggaggaggcgacgggcGTGGGCGTCCTCTCGAGCTGCACCTACAACGACATCGCTTTCCTGGGCATCACGGGGGAGCGAGCGGTCAACCTGAACCTGAACCGCCACGTACCCGAAGACCAGGGGGAGGTCCTCGTAAGCGCCGCGGTCGTCATCAGGGACTGTCTGCGGGCGCTCGTGTCTCAGGGCTAG